The window GTATAGTGTCCCAGCTTTTGACCTTGATGGACGGTTTGAAGCAACGTGCACATGTCATTGTAATGGCGGCAACTAATAGGCCGAATTCCATCGATCCGGCTTTAAGACGATTTGGACGTTTCGACCGAGAAGTGGACATTGGAATCCCAGATACAACAGGGCGTCTTGAAATTCTGCAAATTCATACTAAGAATATGAAACTGGCTGATGATGTTGATTTAGAGCAGGTTGCGGCCGAAACTCATGGTCATGTTGGTGCAGACTTGGCAGCCCTCTGTTCAGAAGCAGCATTGCAGCAGATTAGAGAAAAGATGGATCTGATTGATTTAGAAGAGGACATCATTGATGCTGAAGTTCTTGATTCCCTGGCTGTGACAATGGAGAATTTCAGGCATGCCATGGGTAAGTCTACTCCAAGCGCATTGCGCGAGACAGTTGTGGAAGTACCTAACGTTACCTGGAATGATATTGGGGGATTAGAAAACGTGAAGAAAGAGCTCCAAGAGCTTGTTCAATATCCTGTTGAACATCCTGAGAAGTTCTTAAAGTTTGGCATGTCACCCTCAAAAGGTGTATTATTCTATGGTCCACCTGGATGTGGTAAAACGCTTTTAGCCAAAGCTATTGCTAATGAATGTCAGGCTAATTTTATTAGCATCAAAGGCCCAGAATTACTCACTATGTGGTTTGGTGAATCCGAAGCCAATGTCAGGGATGTTTTTGATAAGGCACGTTCTGCGGCGCCGTGTGTTTTGTTCTTCGATGAGTTGGATTCAATTGCAAAAGCTCGAGGTGGCTCTCAGGGTGATGCAGGAGGTGCCGCTGACAGAGTAATCAACCAAATCCTTACAGAGATGGACGGGATGGGCGCAAAGAAGAATGTTTTTATCATTGGTGCAACCAACCGACCCGATATTATCGATTCTGCCATCCTGCGACCAGGTCGTCTCGATCAGCTTATCTATATTCCTCTCCCTGACGAGAAATCCCGTGAGGCCATCTTAAAGGCAAACCTTCGTAAATCACCAATCGCCCATGACATTGACTTGGTTTTCCTAGCTCGTAGTACTAATGGCTTTTCCGGTGCTGATTTGACAGAAATATGTCAAAGAGCTGTTAAAACGGCCATTCGTGAATCTATCGAGGCAGATATTAGAAGAGCTAAAGAGAGGGAGGAGAATCCAGATATGGATATGGAGGTGGAGGATGAGGACCCTGTGCCAGAAATAACCAAGCACCATTTCGAAGAAGCCATGAAGTTTGCTCGTCGCTCCGTCTCGGATGCTGACATACGGAAGTATGAAATGTTCAGTCAGACTTTACAACAATCCCGAGGTATAGGAACTAACTTCAGGTTTCCTGCTGGTGGTGGAGCAGGTGCAGGGCAGCCAACGGGTGCCTCCGGGCAGGGCAACTTTGAAGATAACGGAGATGGAGACCTGTATGATTAAAGTCCTTTATTTATTActctttagttgtttttttttcttt of the Artemia franciscana unplaced genomic scaffold, ASM3288406v1 Scaffold_986, whole genome shotgun sequence genome contains:
- the LOC136043783 gene encoding transitional endoplasmic reticulum ATPase-like, which produces MGDKKGDDLATAILDSKKVRPNRLIVEDAVNDDNSVIGLSQAKMDQLNMFKGDTVLVKGKKRKETICIVLSDGEVPNEKIRMNRVIRNNLRVRLGDVISVQACPEVKYGKRIHVLPIDDTVEGLTGSLFDVYLKPYFLEAYRPVMKGDIFIVRGGMRAVEFKLVDTDPSPYCIVAPDTLIHCEGTPIKREEEEEALNAIGYDDIGGVRKQLAQIKEMVELPLRHPQLFKAIGVKPPRGILLYGPPGTGKTLIARAVANETGAFFYLINGPEIMSKMAGESESNLRKAFEEAEKNSPAIIFIDELDSIAPKREKTHGEVERRIVSQLLTLMDGLKQRAHVIVMAATNRPNSIDPALRRFGRFDREVDIGIPDTTGRLEILQIHTKNMKLADDVDLEQVAAETHGHVGADLAALCSEAALQQIREKMDLIDLEEDIIDAEVLDSLAVTMENFRHAMGKSTPSALRETVVEVPNVTWNDIGGLENVKKELQELVQYPVEHPEKFLKFGMSPSKGVLFYGPPGCGKTLLAKAIANECQANFISIKGPELLTMWFGESEANVRDVFDKARSAAPCVLFFDELDSIAKARGGSQGDAGGAADRVINQILTEMDGMGAKKNVFIIGATNRPDIIDSAILRPGRLDQLIYIPLPDEKSREAILKANLRKSPIAHDIDLVFLARSTNGFSGADLTEICQRAVKTAIRESIEADIRRAKEREENPDMDMEVEDEDPVPEITKHHFEEAMKFARRSVSDADIRKYEMFSQTLQQSRGIGTNFRFPAGGGAGAGQPTGASGQGNFEDNGDGDLYD